One stretch of Oceanipulchritudo coccoides DNA includes these proteins:
- the pnp gene encoding polyribonucleotide nucleotidyltransferase, which produces MLKQKYSVTVEEYGITIETGSVAKQANGAVTIQSGETTVFVAATAAAKIREGQDWFPLTVDYREKFAAAGRIPGGFFKREGRPSEKEILTSRLTDRPLRPLFPKGFFNEVQVQGILLTADLINEPDVLLVNGASAALVCSDIPWNGPIACIRLGLIDDEFVVNPTHEQQYESELDLIYVGNENEMMMIEGSAEELPDDKFVEALEYAQKAIQPIIKAQKELAKMVGKTKKTFDLFVVTDENLDFARKIVGKKMAEAVFKEEKAARQDAVDALKKEVEEKMAERDGDDYDSNQVMLAFEVLQEEIYRENILESGKRADGRSPSDLRDIECHVGLYPRVHGSALFQRGETQGMVFTTLGSRSDSQSMDGLTGGPREKSFLLHYNFPNFSVGETGRIMGPGRREIGHGALAERSLLPVLPAEDEFPYTVRLVSEIMESNGSTSMASVCGGCLSLMDAGVPISDMVAGISVGLVTKTDKDGKIAKHVLLSDIIGAEDHFGDMDFKICGTKNGITGFQLDLKINGLPHEIAKESIVRNRELREMILEAMKSTIDKPREELSPYAPRIETIEIDPEKIGFIIGPGGKTIRRICEVSGAEVDIHDDNSGKISVYATSGESMDRALDEIKALTAEIEEGKLYHGTVRGVKDFGAFVECLPGKEGLVHVSELADFRVNYVDDVCAMGDLMWVKCIGIDEKGRVRLSRTAALAERNGEGDEISEKVAAAKEKAESSPQEPRRSDRGDRGDRGDRGGDRPRRRQDDRRRAPRRKREED; this is translated from the coding sequence ATGCTGAAACAGAAATACTCCGTTACCGTAGAAGAATACGGTATCACCATTGAAACAGGAAGTGTGGCCAAGCAGGCCAACGGCGCCGTGACGATCCAGTCCGGAGAAACAACCGTTTTTGTGGCTGCCACCGCAGCCGCGAAAATCCGTGAAGGACAGGACTGGTTTCCACTCACCGTCGATTACCGCGAAAAATTCGCGGCCGCAGGCCGGATCCCCGGTGGCTTCTTCAAACGCGAGGGTCGTCCTTCTGAAAAGGAAATCCTCACTTCACGCCTGACGGACCGCCCATTGCGTCCGCTCTTTCCAAAAGGGTTTTTCAATGAAGTCCAGGTGCAGGGAATCCTCCTCACCGCCGACCTCATCAACGAACCGGATGTTCTTCTTGTGAACGGTGCCTCGGCGGCGCTGGTTTGCTCGGATATTCCATGGAATGGCCCGATTGCCTGTATCCGCCTTGGACTCATTGATGATGAATTCGTCGTCAACCCGACCCACGAACAGCAATACGAATCCGAGCTGGATCTCATCTACGTCGGAAACGAAAATGAAATGATGATGATCGAAGGCTCTGCCGAAGAGCTGCCGGACGACAAGTTTGTCGAAGCCCTGGAATATGCCCAGAAGGCAATCCAGCCCATCATCAAGGCACAGAAGGAACTCGCCAAGATGGTCGGCAAGACCAAGAAAACCTTCGACCTCTTCGTCGTGACGGATGAAAACCTCGACTTCGCCCGCAAAATCGTCGGCAAGAAAATGGCAGAGGCCGTCTTCAAGGAAGAAAAGGCCGCCCGTCAGGATGCTGTCGACGCCCTCAAGAAGGAAGTCGAAGAAAAGATGGCTGAGCGCGATGGAGACGACTATGACTCCAACCAAGTCATGCTCGCCTTCGAGGTCCTCCAAGAGGAAATCTACCGCGAAAACATTCTTGAATCCGGCAAGCGTGCTGATGGCCGCAGCCCATCGGACCTCCGCGATATTGAGTGCCATGTTGGCCTCTACCCGCGAGTCCATGGATCCGCTCTTTTCCAACGCGGAGAAACCCAGGGAATGGTCTTCACCACTCTCGGCTCACGCTCGGATTCACAGAGCATGGACGGGTTGACTGGTGGTCCTCGCGAAAAGAGCTTCCTCCTGCATTACAACTTCCCGAATTTCTCGGTCGGTGAAACAGGCCGCATCATGGGCCCGGGCCGACGCGAAATTGGCCATGGTGCCCTTGCTGAGCGCTCCCTCCTGCCGGTCCTTCCGGCCGAGGACGAGTTCCCCTACACGGTCCGTCTGGTTTCGGAAATCATGGAATCAAACGGTTCCACCTCCATGGCTTCAGTCTGTGGCGGGTGCCTGTCCCTGATGGATGCCGGTGTGCCGATCAGCGATATGGTCGCAGGGATTTCCGTTGGACTTGTCACCAAGACCGACAAGGATGGCAAGATTGCCAAGCACGTGCTCCTCTCCGACATCATTGGCGCGGAAGACCACTTCGGCGATATGGACTTCAAAATCTGCGGTACCAAGAACGGGATCACCGGATTCCAGTTGGACCTGAAGATTAACGGCCTTCCCCACGAGATTGCCAAGGAATCCATTGTCCGTAACCGCGAACTCCGGGAAATGATCCTCGAAGCCATGAAGTCGACTATCGACAAGCCGCGTGAGGAACTGAGTCCGTACGCCCCGCGTATCGAGACCATTGAAATTGATCCGGAGAAAATCGGCTTCATCATTGGCCCTGGCGGCAAAACCATCCGCCGGATCTGCGAAGTTTCCGGTGCCGAAGTGGACATCCACGATGACAACTCCGGTAAGATCAGCGTTTATGCAACCAGCGGCGAGTCCATGGATCGCGCCCTCGACGAAATCAAGGCCCTCACGGCCGAGATCGAGGAAGGTAAGCTCTACCACGGTACTGTCCGCGGCGTGAAGGACTTCGGTGCCTTTGTCGAATGTCTTCCCGGAAAGGAAGGCCTCGTGCACGTTTCCGAACTGGCCGATTTCCGTGTCAATTATGTCGACGACGTCTGCGCCATGGGCGACCTCATGTGGGTCAAGTGTATCGGTATTGACGAAAAGGGCCGCGTGCGCCTGAGCCGTACCGCCGCACTTGCCGAACGCAATGGTGAAGGCGATGAGATCAGCGAGAAAGTCGCGGCAGCCAAGGAAAAGGCTGAGTCCTCACCACAGGAACCGCGCCGCAGTGATCGCGGCGACCGGGGTGATCGCGGTGACCGGGGCGGTGACCGCCCACGCCGCCGCCAGGATGACCGTCGTCGCGCTCCCCGCAGGAAGCGCGAAGAGGACTAG
- a CDS encoding Nif3-like dinuclear metal center hexameric protein, which yields MPSLSEIVTACDQVTNRSSIQDFPGANNGLQIENNGEVTKIGAAVDAGIVPFEKAIEAGVDFLIVHHGLFWNTPERYTDVLYRKLKLAMDHNLAVYSSHLPLDAHQEIGNNRLLAKAIGLEPEDWFLPFEGTPIALLAKAPESRDVLKTRLQEEFKDGMTALEFGSQSPKRVAILTGSGRSALSCLRENDTDTLITGELRQEHFNLAQEERFNLYLCGHYATERYGVTALAGQMASKFQIPSHFIQTSCPL from the coding sequence ATGCCCAGCTTATCCGAGATTGTCACCGCGTGCGACCAAGTCACCAACCGCTCCTCCATCCAGGACTTTCCCGGGGCCAATAACGGCCTGCAGATCGAAAATAACGGGGAAGTCACGAAAATCGGGGCCGCCGTTGATGCGGGAATAGTTCCCTTTGAGAAGGCCATAGAGGCAGGAGTGGACTTCCTGATCGTTCACCACGGCCTTTTCTGGAATACCCCGGAACGCTACACCGATGTCCTTTACCGGAAGCTGAAATTGGCCATGGATCACAATCTGGCCGTCTACAGCTCGCACCTCCCACTCGATGCACATCAGGAAATCGGCAACAACCGGCTTCTTGCCAAGGCCATCGGATTGGAGCCCGAAGACTGGTTTCTTCCCTTCGAAGGTACGCCTATTGCCTTGCTGGCCAAGGCCCCCGAAAGCCGGGATGTCCTGAAAACCCGACTTCAAGAGGAATTCAAAGATGGCATGACTGCGCTGGAATTCGGAAGCCAGTCCCCAAAACGCGTTGCTATTCTCACTGGTTCCGGGCGCAGCGCCCTTTCCTGCCTTCGTGAAAACGATACCGACACCCTTATCACAGGCGAATTGAGACAGGAGCACTTCAATCTGGCCCAGGAAGAGCGATTTAACCTCTACCTTTGCGGGCATTACGCCACCGAACGCTATGGAGTCACCGCCCTTGCCGGGCAAATGGCCTCCAAGTTCCAGATTCCCTCCCATTTTATCCAGACATCTTGTCCCCTCTGA
- the rpsO gene encoding 30S ribosomal protein S15 produces MAKSPLDKSSVISDFKVHDSDTGSPEVQIALLTQRVTHLTEHLRTHRKDFHSRRGLIAMTSRRRKLLDYVKRHDLEKYKELLERLKLRR; encoded by the coding sequence ATGGCTAAATCACCACTCGATAAATCATCCGTCATCTCGGATTTCAAAGTACACGACTCGGACACAGGCTCCCCTGAGGTCCAGATTGCCTTGCTCACGCAGCGCGTCACTCACCTGACGGAGCACTTGCGGACTCATCGCAAGGATTTCCACAGCCGCCGCGGTCTGATCGCCATGACCAGCCGTCGTCGCAAACTTCTCGATTATGTCAAACGCCATGATCTTGAGAAGTACAAGGAATTGCTTGAACGCTTGAAGCTCCGCCGCTAA
- the astB gene encoding N-succinylarginine dihydrolase has product METREFNFDGLVGPTHNYAGLSHGNIASESNKAATSNPRQAALQGLEKAADLARRGFPQAVLPPHERPSITALQSWGFTGSNDARILEKAARESPALLRAASSASAMWTANACTMAPSSDTADGRAHFTPANLSGNLHRSIEAGFTETLLKAIFKDPDHFQVHPPLAGGEAMADEGAANHTRLSCRPSGKGLHLFVYGRSALDSTIAAPSRFPARQTLESWQAIARLHALESEQTLFLQQSPKAIDAGVFHNDVISVGSGRAFLYHEEAFAKEQAIDNLKRSFEHLSGEPLQLIPVSASQVSLKESVKTYLFNSQLLQKPDQSFLLVMPAECQESPVVKALCSAWLDDPACPISELLSFDLKESMRNGGGPACLRQRILLNEAEEAALAGRLILDDALYNDLLKWINRHYRTELHPGDLADPLLLEESRQALNELTRILELPPIYPFQQ; this is encoded by the coding sequence ATGGAAACCCGCGAGTTCAACTTTGATGGCCTGGTCGGACCCACCCATAACTACGCCGGCCTTTCTCATGGAAATATCGCCTCGGAATCAAACAAGGCGGCCACATCCAATCCCCGCCAAGCCGCCCTGCAAGGACTGGAAAAGGCCGCTGATCTCGCCCGTCGGGGATTCCCTCAGGCTGTTCTGCCGCCACATGAACGCCCATCCATAACAGCCCTTCAGAGCTGGGGATTCACGGGCTCAAATGATGCCCGCATTCTCGAAAAGGCGGCCCGGGAGTCGCCTGCCCTCCTTCGTGCAGCCAGTTCGGCCTCCGCAATGTGGACCGCCAACGCCTGTACAATGGCACCTTCCAGTGACACCGCGGACGGACGCGCACACTTCACCCCAGCCAACCTGAGCGGCAACCTGCACCGGTCGATCGAGGCAGGCTTCACGGAGACGCTGCTGAAGGCGATTTTCAAGGACCCAGACCATTTTCAGGTCCACCCGCCGCTCGCAGGCGGAGAAGCCATGGCCGACGAAGGAGCCGCCAATCACACCCGGCTTTCCTGCAGACCTTCGGGAAAGGGCCTCCATCTGTTCGTCTATGGACGGAGCGCATTGGACTCGACTATTGCTGCTCCCTCGAGGTTTCCCGCCCGTCAAACCCTCGAAAGCTGGCAGGCGATCGCCCGGCTACATGCCTTGGAATCCGAGCAGACTCTTTTCCTGCAACAGTCCCCGAAGGCTATTGATGCCGGGGTCTTCCACAATGATGTCATTTCCGTCGGCAGCGGCCGCGCATTCCTTTATCATGAAGAGGCTTTCGCCAAGGAGCAGGCCATTGACAATTTGAAGCGCTCCTTTGAGCACCTTAGCGGTGAACCGCTCCAGCTCATCCCAGTCAGCGCCTCGCAGGTCTCCCTGAAGGAATCGGTCAAGACCTACCTTTTCAATAGTCAGCTGCTACAGAAGCCCGACCAAAGCTTTCTCCTCGTCATGCCCGCCGAGTGCCAGGAGAGCCCTGTGGTTAAAGCCCTTTGCAGCGCATGGCTCGACGACCCGGCATGCCCGATTTCCGAACTGCTCTCCTTCGACCTGAAGGAAAGCATGCGAAATGGAGGCGGTCCAGCATGCCTCCGGCAGCGAATCCTCCTCAATGAAGCGGAAGAGGCAGCACTGGCCGGACGATTGATTCTCGATGATGCCCTGTACAATGACCTCCTCAAGTGGATTAACCGCCATTACCGCACCGAGCTCCACCCGGGAGATCTGGCGGATCCCCTGCTTCTGGAGGAATCGAGACAGGCCCTCAATGAGTTGACGCGTATTCTCGAGCTCCCGCCAATATATCCCTTTCAACAGTAA